The following proteins are co-located in the Lentibacillus sp. JNUCC-1 genome:
- a CDS encoding S66 family peptidase, with the protein MLQKPTKLMPGDTVATISPSAGIAGEQALRWRYDQGVERLRDVFGLDVVAMPNSLKGVDYLYEHPEARAEDLMQAFGDDNIKAIITNIGGSESIRLLPHIDFSVIRNNPKIFMGYSDVTISHLFCLKAGLSSFYGPAIMTDFAENVAMDPYTVEMVQRTLFTDEPIGQIAPAKQWTSERLEWEIANKYTQRTMQPNSGYELLQGAGVVRGRLIGGCIQVLEFAKGTEIWPEPEHWDNSILFFETSEEKPDPMLMTYWLRNYAAQGILQKANGMIFGKPQDEAYYEAYKKAIKTVMREYGLDDLPIMYNMNFGHTEPKMILPYGAEAEIDCENQTFAILESGVQ; encoded by the coding sequence ATGCTTCAAAAACCAACTAAACTCATGCCGGGCGATACAGTTGCCACTATCAGCCCTTCAGCGGGAATCGCAGGAGAACAAGCACTGCGCTGGCGGTATGACCAAGGAGTGGAACGCCTGCGAGATGTATTCGGACTCGATGTCGTCGCAATGCCAAACAGCTTGAAAGGTGTTGATTATTTATATGAACATCCGGAAGCGAGAGCCGAGGACTTGATGCAGGCGTTTGGGGATGACAACATTAAAGCGATCATTACGAACATTGGCGGCAGTGAGAGCATTCGGCTGTTGCCACATATAGATTTCAGCGTGATACGCAATAACCCAAAGATTTTTATGGGCTATTCAGATGTGACGATCTCACATCTCTTTTGCTTGAAAGCGGGTCTCTCATCGTTTTACGGCCCAGCGATTATGACTGACTTTGCTGAAAATGTGGCAATGGATCCGTATACGGTTGAGATGGTGCAACGGACACTTTTCACTGATGAGCCAATCGGACAGATCGCGCCTGCTAAGCAATGGACAAGTGAGCGCCTGGAGTGGGAAATTGCCAATAAATACACACAGCGGACGATGCAGCCAAACTCGGGATATGAACTGCTTCAGGGCGCGGGTGTCGTAAGGGGGCGTTTGATCGGCGGATGTATACAGGTGCTGGAATTTGCCAAAGGCACAGAGATCTGGCCTGAACCGGAACACTGGGACAACAGCATTCTCTTTTTTGAGACATCTGAAGAGAAGCCTGACCCCATGCTGATGACGTATTGGCTCAGAAATTACGCCGCCCAAGGTATTTTACAGAAAGCAAACGGCATGATTTTTGGGAAGCCCCAAGATGAAGCTTATTACGAGGCATATAAAAAGGCGATCAAAACCGTCATGAGGGAGTACGGACTTGACGATCTGCCAATCATGTACAACATGAATTTTGGCCATACTGAACCGAAAATGATTCTGCCTTATGGCGCCGAGGCAGAGATCGATTGTGAGAATCAGACATTTGCAATCTTAGAGAGCGGCGTTCAGTGA
- a CDS encoding YitT family protein, producing MKAWVRDIGMIVVGSFIYALALTVLAIPNQLAEGGVSGASMIIHYAFGWSVGLTNFVITSVIMAIGYRYLPRRTIGLTLLTAPLISFFIYVTEGRVGALGDPLVSAAFAGFFIGIGAGLILRTGSSMGGSTVIAKMFNRNFGWDLTRTNLFLDIAIVASGIVVIGPLNTMYTIVSLFVGKKSTDIILEGLDTRKAVSVISSDAVEIADTVITHMKTSATVFEGYGGYLKEEKDMVYIIINKYQLFRLKNLINEVDQEAFVVVHDVRDVFGGSFSWMS from the coding sequence GTGAAGGCTTGGGTGCGCGACATTGGCATGATTGTAGTGGGGTCATTCATTTATGCTTTGGCATTGACGGTTTTGGCCATTCCAAACCAACTGGCGGAGGGCGGCGTTTCGGGTGCTTCTATGATTATTCATTATGCATTTGGCTGGTCTGTCGGGTTGACCAACTTTGTCATCACAAGTGTCATCATGGCGATTGGTTACAGGTATCTGCCCAGGCGGACGATCGGCTTGACCCTGCTGACGGCCCCGCTTATCTCTTTTTTCATTTATGTAACTGAGGGACGTGTCGGTGCGCTTGGAGATCCGCTTGTATCAGCGGCCTTTGCTGGTTTTTTCATCGGAATTGGTGCAGGCCTCATCTTGCGGACGGGCAGTTCCATGGGGGGTTCAACGGTCATTGCCAAGATGTTCAATCGTAATTTCGGTTGGGATTTGACAAGAACCAACTTGTTTCTCGATATTGCCATTGTTGCTTCGGGCATCGTTGTCATTGGCCCTCTCAATACAATGTACACGATCGTCTCGCTGTTTGTCGGCAAGAAATCAACCGACATCATCCTGGAAGGGCTTGATACAAGAAAAGCTGTCAGCGTGATTTCAAGTGATGCTGTAGAGATTGCTGATACGGTTATTACCCATATGAAAACGAGTGCCACCGTGTTTGAAGGTTATGGCGGCTATCTGAAAGAGGAAAAAGATATGGTGTATATCATCATCAATAAATACCAATTGTTTAGACTTAAGAACCTTATTAATGAGGTTGATCAGGAAGCTTTCGTCGTGGTTCACGATGTCCGCGACGTCTTTGGCGGCAGTTTTTCCTGGATGTCTTAG
- a CDS encoding ABC transporter substrate-binding protein produces MKKLGLFVLIIMLFTLAACGQSNNEGGTSNQNANGNDTDTNTNEETSQEVTIEHAMDTTTLDQTPENIVALEYTYAEDLLALGVQPVGLADIEGYNKWVDIEAELSDDVTDVGTRQEPNLETIAQLEPDLIIAPKFRHEGIKDELEKIAPTVFFEAYPQDESITQYDEMVTTFKTIAKAVNKEDKAEEVLADLDNKYSEAKEAIDAADLSTDEFVLTQAFSSQQAPVLRVFTPNSMASKIFEKIGLKNAYEPDQFEVYGYSTLNVESLPALEDANFFYVVQDDDNIFENQLKDNAVWKNLDFVKNDRMYPLGGDAWLFGGPLSAKTVVDQVVNVVESK; encoded by the coding sequence ATGAAAAAGCTCGGTTTATTTGTTTTAATCATAATGCTTTTCACGCTGGCGGCTTGCGGTCAGTCCAACAATGAGGGAGGAACCTCTAATCAAAACGCCAACGGAAATGATACAGATACAAACACCAATGAAGAAACATCTCAAGAAGTTACAATCGAACATGCCATGGACACAACCACATTGGATCAAACACCAGAAAATATTGTTGCCCTCGAATATACGTATGCCGAAGACCTGCTCGCTCTTGGCGTGCAGCCTGTCGGACTAGCAGACATAGAAGGGTACAACAAGTGGGTTGACATCGAGGCGGAACTTTCTGATGACGTCACAGATGTTGGCACACGTCAGGAACCGAATCTCGAAACAATCGCCCAGCTGGAGCCAGATCTAATCATTGCACCGAAATTCCGTCATGAGGGTATTAAGGACGAACTTGAAAAAATTGCGCCAACCGTCTTTTTTGAGGCATATCCTCAGGATGAAAGCATCACACAGTACGACGAAATGGTTACAACCTTCAAAACCATTGCTAAAGCTGTGAATAAAGAAGATAAAGCGGAAGAAGTACTCGCGGACTTGGATAATAAATACAGTGAGGCTAAAGAAGCCATAGATGCAGCAGATCTTTCTACAGATGAATTCGTGCTCACTCAGGCGTTCAGTTCACAACAGGCTCCCGTTTTACGTGTATTTACACCAAACTCAATGGCCTCGAAGATTTTTGAAAAGATTGGTCTTAAGAATGCGTACGAGCCAGATCAGTTTGAAGTGTATGGCTATTCAACGCTGAATGTTGAGTCTCTCCCAGCTCTGGAAGATGCGAATTTCTTCTATGTTGTGCAAGATGATGACAATATTTTTGAAAATCAGTTGAAAGACAATGCCGTATGGAAAAACCTTGATTTCGTAAAAAATGACCGCATGTATCCTCTCGGGGGAGACGCATGGCTCTTTGGAGGACCATTGTCAGCCAAAACTGTCGTGGATCAAGTTGTGAATGTTGTGGAGTCTAAATAA
- a CDS encoding QueT transporter family protein: MSKIMTQPTAAQPSLTSASEMTKMALVAALYVTVTALLAVISFGAIQIRLSEMFNYLALFHKRYVVAVTAGVVIVNFMSPTWVLDVPVGGTATLLVLLLCRLVTRRIKNVAVKLGVTAVIFSLSMFTVAFQLTILFDLPFFYTWLTVGAGELLSMSIGGIVIYYLSQKVNLAR, from the coding sequence ATGTCTAAAATTATGACCCAGCCAACCGCCGCACAGCCCTCACTGACATCCGCATCCGAAATGACTAAGATGGCACTTGTCGCCGCCTTATACGTCACTGTCACCGCCCTTCTTGCCGTGATCAGCTTCGGAGCGATTCAAATTCGCCTGTCTGAAATGTTCAACTACCTTGCCTTATTCCATAAACGCTATGTCGTTGCTGTTACTGCAGGTGTCGTGATCGTTAATTTCATGTCACCAACATGGGTGTTGGACGTGCCCGTTGGCGGAACTGCAACGCTATTGGTTCTTCTGCTGTGCCGTTTGGTCACACGCCGAATTAAAAATGTTGCTGTCAAACTTGGTGTCACAGCTGTTATATTCAGTTTATCCATGTTTACAGTAGCTTTCCAGCTTACGATTTTGTTTGATCTTCCATTCTTTTATACTTGGCTCACAGTTGGAGCTGGAGAATTACTGTCGATGTCTATCGGTGGTATTGTAATCTATTATTTGAGCCAGAAGGTGAATTTAGCACGATAA
- a CDS encoding 3-oxoacyl-ACP reductase yields the protein MSGMTDFSGKVVFVTGAASGIGQAQAKAFLEQGARVFGMDLEAKGLRQLAEAHGETFQFHIGSVADQASVTEAVQNCLNTFDQIDVLLNTAGILDGFAPTLETDEALWDTIMTTNVKGMYLVTNAVLPKMLARRSGVVINMASIAGFVAGGGGAAYTASKHAIIGYTKQLTYDYAAQGIRANALAPGAIQTPMNAADFEGDAHMAKWVANETPAKRWASPQEVADLTLFVASDRASYMHGAVLPLDGGWTVQ from the coding sequence ATGAGCGGTATGACGGACTTTTCTGGAAAAGTCGTGTTTGTCACCGGTGCAGCTTCAGGTATCGGACAGGCTCAGGCAAAAGCATTTCTGGAGCAGGGTGCACGGGTGTTTGGTATGGATCTTGAAGCAAAAGGGCTCCGGCAACTGGCTGAAGCGCATGGAGAAACATTTCAATTCCATATCGGCAGTGTAGCAGATCAGGCATCCGTGACAGAAGCCGTTCAGAACTGCCTAAACACGTTTGATCAGATCGACGTCCTGCTCAATACAGCAGGTATTCTCGATGGCTTTGCACCAACCCTCGAAACGGACGAAGCTTTGTGGGATACGATCATGACAACGAATGTAAAAGGCATGTATCTTGTGACGAATGCGGTACTGCCGAAGATGCTTGCGAGGCGCAGCGGTGTGGTCATCAACATGGCGTCCATCGCAGGCTTTGTCGCAGGCGGTGGCGGAGCAGCATACACCGCCTCCAAACACGCGATCATCGGTTATACAAAACAGCTGACATATGACTATGCCGCACAAGGAATCCGAGCGAATGCACTTGCTCCAGGAGCTATTCAAACACCTATGAACGCAGCTGATTTCGAAGGCGATGCCCACATGGCGAAATGGGTGGCCAACGAAACCCCTGCGAAACGTTGGGCAAGCCCACAAGAAGTTGCGGATCTGACACTGTTCGTAGCCAGTGACCGAGCTAGCTATATGCACGGGGCGGTGCTGCCGCTTGATGGTGGTTGGACAGTCCAATAA
- a CDS encoding STAS domain-containing protein — protein sequence MISRLDSLYPLPAYIIDENLDIQEASAEAIEMFGESVSLFNILERGSHDKAKKWLHPDQGKVKVELNLHQPESSTITLADCYAGWKNEHHGEILVITKNQDTAVISSQLKDLRTRLQDTDIKLLQEKEHAEALLKENNRLSAPFIKVTEDIGLIPIFGTLNEEKVAAVQERILHHVYHTDASQLIFDFTAVNDVTIEGLSQFKALFQTIKILGKHINITGIKPDLAKQLHHLNLPLHMTYQSSLAHMIRKLI from the coding sequence TTGATTTCACGCCTTGATTCACTTTACCCTTTACCAGCATATATTATTGATGAGAATTTGGACATTCAAGAAGCCTCAGCGGAAGCAATTGAGATGTTTGGCGAGTCTGTGTCTCTTTTCAACATTCTGGAAAGGGGAAGCCATGATAAAGCCAAAAAGTGGCTGCATCCGGATCAAGGCAAAGTCAAAGTTGAACTGAACTTACATCAGCCAGAATCAAGTACCATAACCCTCGCTGATTGCTATGCAGGGTGGAAGAACGAACATCATGGTGAAATTCTGGTGATTACGAAGAACCAAGATACGGCTGTTATATCCAGTCAATTAAAGGACCTTCGCACAAGGCTTCAGGACACAGACATCAAACTCCTTCAGGAAAAAGAGCATGCAGAAGCACTGTTAAAAGAGAATAATCGCCTTTCTGCTCCGTTCATTAAGGTGACAGAAGATATTGGCCTGATCCCTATATTTGGAACGCTTAACGAGGAAAAAGTTGCAGCGGTTCAAGAACGGATATTGCATCATGTGTATCATACAGATGCCAGTCAATTGATTTTTGACTTCACCGCAGTGAATGACGTCACAATAGAAGGCCTTTCCCAGTTTAAAGCCCTTTTTCAAACAATAAAAATTCTAGGCAAACACATCAATATTACCGGCATTAAGCCTGACTTGGCAAAACAACTCCATCACCTTAACTTACCCCTCCATATGACCTACCAATCTTCATTGGCGCATATGATTAGGAAGTTAATATAA
- a CDS encoding Gfo/Idh/MocA family protein, whose translation MNLGVIGTGWITEAFIEGAQSAGVFEPLAVYSRHEDKAAQFARKHKLAYTYTNLEQMATAEDIDVVYIGSPNALHYEQAVLFLQNNKHVICEKPIFSNTAEWEQAHQTAEKHGVYLFEAMRHIHSPNLEEIKNRIGDLGTIRSVILPFVQYSSRYEKYKNGERPNVFTAEFSGGALVDLGVYPLALAVALFGKPEDTVYSPVQLETGVDGSGTLVLKYPNMVCTILCSKVAQSYQACEIHGDTGTMTFEGASEMHAAQLIRNDTKEAEALGTETYANNMNFEAEAFYHIIQHGDRAYYEKLNTLSYTVLSITEKVRKENGIVFGVEQ comes from the coding sequence ATGAATCTGGGTGTTATTGGAACCGGGTGGATTACGGAAGCATTTATCGAAGGCGCACAATCTGCTGGGGTGTTTGAACCTCTGGCGGTATATTCCAGGCATGAGGACAAGGCTGCACAGTTTGCACGGAAACATAAACTTGCATATACATATACAAATCTTGAGCAAATGGCCACAGCGGAGGATATTGACGTTGTTTACATTGGCTCTCCCAACGCTCTGCACTATGAACAGGCTGTGCTTTTTTTACAAAACAACAAACATGTCATTTGTGAAAAACCGATTTTCTCCAATACAGCTGAATGGGAACAAGCACATCAAACAGCAGAGAAACATGGAGTGTATTTATTCGAAGCGATGCGACATATTCACAGCCCGAATCTTGAGGAGATTAAGAACCGTATCGGTGATTTGGGGACAATCCGCAGTGTGATTCTGCCGTTTGTTCAGTACTCGTCCCGTTATGAAAAGTATAAGAACGGCGAGCGGCCGAATGTGTTCACAGCGGAATTTTCTGGCGGAGCCTTGGTGGATCTGGGCGTGTATCCGTTAGCATTGGCGGTGGCTTTGTTTGGGAAGCCTGAGGACACTGTTTATTCCCCCGTACAGCTCGAAACAGGTGTGGACGGGAGCGGTACACTTGTGTTGAAATACCCGAATATGGTCTGTACAATCCTGTGTTCAAAGGTAGCCCAGTCTTATCAGGCATGTGAAATCCACGGTGACACGGGAACGATGACGTTTGAAGGAGCCAGTGAGATGCACGCGGCTCAACTGATTCGAAATGATACAAAAGAAGCTGAGGCGCTTGGCACAGAAACATACGCTAACAATATGAATTTTGAAGCTGAAGCTTTTTACCACATTATTCAACATGGGGACAGGGCATATTACGAAAAACTGAACACGCTCAGTTATACAGTTTTATCCATCACGGAAAAAGTCCGTAAAGAAAATGGGATTGTGTTCGGTGTGGAACAGTAA
- a CDS encoding IS110 family transposase encodes MDILIERACGLDVHKDNITACIITPKGKEIETFSTKTVYLIGLVDWIKEHKCTHVAMESTSVYWKPIVNLLEAEDIEFLVVNAQHIKAVPGRKTDVKDAEWIAKLLRHGLLKASFIPDRKQRELRELVRYRRSIIEERARQLNRIQKVLEGANIKLGSVVSNITGVSSLDMLRSIANGVEDLDVLANYARGVMKQKKEQLKLALQGYIQDHQRFMIKTIIDHYDYLTNTIDMLDEEIAQRMSEYQEDIERLDSIPGIATRMAEQILAELGTNIKKQFPTAPQMCSWAGLVPGNNESAGKRKSSRTRNGNKYLKSALIEAAHSLRGSKTYLGALYRRTAARKGRKRAAIVVAHAILRIAYYLLTRKEMYVDLGEDHFDKQRKQSIVNHSLRRLESLGYTVDIKEQEVS; translated from the coding sequence ATGGATATACTCATTGAAAGAGCATGCGGTTTGGATGTCCACAAAGACAACATTACTGCATGCATTATCACACCAAAAGGAAAGGAGATTGAAACATTTTCAACCAAAACTGTTTATCTGATCGGATTAGTGGATTGGATCAAGGAACACAAATGCACACATGTTGCGATGGAAAGCACGAGTGTCTACTGGAAACCAATTGTTAATTTGTTAGAAGCAGAAGATATTGAATTCCTAGTAGTGAATGCGCAACATATTAAAGCTGTTCCAGGAAGAAAAACAGATGTCAAAGATGCTGAATGGATTGCTAAGCTTCTTCGTCATGGTTTACTAAAGGCTAGCTTCATTCCAGATCGGAAACAAAGGGAACTACGTGAACTTGTTCGGTATCGTAGAAGCATCATCGAAGAACGTGCGAGACAACTCAATCGAATTCAGAAAGTCCTAGAAGGCGCTAACATCAAACTAGGTTCTGTTGTTTCTAACATTACAGGCGTCTCTTCTCTTGATATGCTTCGGTCTATAGCTAATGGCGTTGAAGACCTTGATGTTTTAGCCAATTATGCAAGAGGCGTAATGAAACAGAAAAAAGAACAACTAAAACTTGCTCTACAAGGTTATATACAAGATCATCAGCGGTTCATGATAAAGACTATTATAGACCACTATGATTACCTTACTAACACAATAGATATGCTTGATGAAGAGATAGCTCAAAGAATGAGTGAATATCAGGAAGATATTGAGCGACTGGATTCAATCCCAGGAATCGCAACAAGAATGGCTGAACAAATACTTGCAGAGCTTGGAACAAATATTAAAAAACAATTTCCTACTGCACCACAAATGTGTTCATGGGCGGGGTTAGTTCCCGGTAATAATGAAAGTGCTGGGAAACGTAAATCATCTAGAACTAGGAATGGAAATAAATATTTGAAATCTGCATTAATTGAAGCAGCTCATTCACTTCGGGGTTCCAAGACCTATCTCGGAGCACTCTATCGTCGTACGGCTGCCCGTAAGGGTAGAAAACGAGCAGCAATTGTAGTTGCTCATGCCATTTTACGAATAGCCTACTATCTACTAACTCGTAAAGAGATGTATGTAGATTTAGGCGAAGATCACTTCGACAAGCAAAGAAAACAATCTATTGTTAACCATTCACTGCGCCGCCTAGAAAGTTTAGGATATACAGTTGATATTAAGGAACAAGAAGTATCTTAA
- the fhuB gene encoding Fe(3+)-hydroxamate ABC transporter permease FhuB — protein MNRSVLLKASGLYLGGFLLLMLMSFIHLTQGQADYSFQALLTEVWQPGRVQDIVVGLRLPRVVIGILAGGALAVAGLFLQTLTKNPLASAGTLGINAGAYFFVVVFTIFMPSLIGKHPFVVSLLGAAFAAIVVMTLVGRTMDPVRVALTGMIISLLFSSFTGTLQLFYENETNGLFLWGSGTLIQLDWSGVRFAVLFVIGGAFLAILLGSKLDVLTLGDDVATSLGQSVTKVKLLAWGTAILLAASTVSVVGPIGFVGLMAPHIVRFLGVKGHRGLVLHSFLWGAILLVGADVLARLLTPNQEMPVGAMTAIIGGPWLMFLAYRAGKQYQKSDTRLGGYEIPVPFFALISLLTVLLATVLFLAISFGGTAFLTLEEWLNGSIFSTFIVNFRIPRVLTAFVVGMLLAMSGVLLQGVLRNPLADPSVLGITSGGGAGAMIFLVVFPAASVKLLPFAALAGSLLAMTIILLATRKSKWNPVLLALVGVALSAVGSAIIQILIVRAKLGVAPALTWLAGSTYGKGWEDLRIVALVALVAIPITVLLVRRLDVLSFGDDVAMGLGLRVSGTKIIAIFLGVAMGAASVSVVGTIGFIGLLAPHIARRMVGVEHKKVIIISLFIGGILLVAADFLGRLLLAPKEIPSGLVVALIGTPYLLYLLRKI, from the coding sequence ATGAATCGCTCTGTTTTGCTGAAAGCCTCTGGATTATACCTCGGAGGCTTTCTTCTCTTGATGCTCATGAGTTTTATACACCTGACACAGGGACAGGCAGATTACTCGTTTCAGGCATTGTTGACAGAGGTGTGGCAGCCGGGACGTGTGCAGGATATTGTTGTTGGTTTGCGTCTTCCCAGAGTTGTAATTGGTATACTGGCAGGTGGTGCACTTGCGGTGGCGGGTTTATTTTTACAAACGCTGACAAAAAACCCGCTTGCCTCAGCTGGGACACTGGGGATTAATGCCGGGGCTTATTTTTTTGTCGTAGTTTTTACGATCTTCATGCCGTCATTGATCGGGAAGCATCCATTTGTTGTATCCCTTCTCGGCGCAGCGTTTGCGGCTATCGTGGTGATGACACTCGTTGGACGTACGATGGACCCTGTACGTGTGGCGCTGACGGGTATGATTATATCGCTCTTATTTTCATCTTTCACCGGCACACTGCAATTATTTTATGAAAATGAAACGAACGGTTTGTTTTTATGGGGTTCAGGTACGTTGATTCAGCTTGATTGGTCTGGTGTCCGGTTTGCTGTGTTATTTGTCATTGGCGGGGCGTTCCTTGCTATACTCCTCGGCAGCAAATTGGATGTGCTGACTCTGGGTGACGATGTTGCGACATCCCTTGGCCAGTCGGTAACGAAAGTAAAGCTTCTGGCGTGGGGCACAGCGATTCTGCTCGCGGCTTCAACCGTCAGTGTGGTAGGCCCAATCGGGTTTGTTGGCTTGATGGCACCGCACATTGTCAGATTCCTGGGTGTCAAGGGCCATCGTGGTCTGGTGTTGCACTCCTTTTTATGGGGCGCTATTCTTCTGGTGGGCGCTGACGTCCTGGCGCGCCTGCTCACACCGAACCAAGAAATGCCGGTGGGTGCGATGACAGCGATTATCGGCGGTCCTTGGCTGATGTTCTTAGCCTACCGGGCTGGCAAACAATATCAAAAAAGCGATACCCGTTTGGGCGGATATGAAATTCCCGTGCCTTTCTTCGCGCTGATCAGTCTATTGACCGTGCTGTTGGCAACCGTGCTTTTCCTGGCCATATCTTTTGGTGGAACTGCATTTCTAACGCTTGAAGAATGGTTGAACGGCTCTATTTTCTCAACATTTATCGTTAATTTCCGGATCCCGAGAGTGCTCACGGCCTTTGTAGTCGGGATGCTCTTGGCAATGAGCGGGGTTCTTTTGCAAGGCGTCCTCCGCAATCCGCTTGCCGACCCCTCTGTACTGGGTATTACCTCAGGTGGCGGGGCAGGGGCAATGATCTTTTTGGTCGTTTTTCCGGCTGCCTCTGTAAAATTACTGCCGTTTGCAGCGCTTGCCGGTTCACTTCTCGCCATGACAATTATTCTGCTGGCCACACGGAAATCCAAATGGAATCCCGTACTCCTGGCACTTGTCGGTGTGGCATTATCAGCTGTGGGATCAGCGATTATTCAAATATTGATTGTAAGGGCCAAACTCGGCGTGGCTCCTGCTTTGACCTGGCTTGCTGGTTCAACATATGGAAAAGGCTGGGAAGACTTGAGGATTGTTGCCTTGGTTGCGCTAGTCGCTATCCCAATCACGGTTTTACTTGTTAGGCGACTTGACGTGCTATCCTTCGGTGATGACGTGGCTATGGGGCTGGGCTTGCGCGTATCCGGCACAAAAATCATTGCTATTTTCCTCGGTGTTGCTATGGGGGCAGCAAGCGTGTCGGTTGTCGGAACAATTGGCTTTATCGGTTTATTGGCCCCTCATATTGCTAGGCGTATGGTAGGGGTTGAGCATAAAAAGGTGATTATCATCAGTCTATTTATCGGTGGAATATTACTGGTGGCAGCAGACTTTCTCGGACGCTTGCTGCTTGCTCCGAAAGAAATCCCTTCAGGCCTTGTCGTAGCACTGATTGGGACACCTTATTTACTTTACTTGCTGAGAAAGATATAA
- a CDS encoding MerR family transcriptional regulator, with protein MTMKVKEVAELAGVSVRTLHHYDEIGLLMPDAVTEAGYRLYSKENLERLQQILFFRELDFPLKEIRTMLDNPAFDREEALELQRKMLLKKRRQLDDVIDTIDRTIQGLKGEIQLTQHDQFKGFHFDKDPYEQEARERWGDQAVDVSKEKLSRLSEKEQGDLSVQWEDLYRRLAELRGYAANSEEVQVAIGEWYDFLNANFGTYSPEAFAGLGQLYMADERFTKNIDQYGEGLAQLMSEAMIVFAERKN; from the coding sequence ATGACAATGAAGGTGAAAGAAGTAGCTGAGCTTGCAGGGGTGAGCGTGCGCACACTCCATCATTATGATGAGATCGGCTTGCTCATGCCGGATGCGGTGACTGAAGCCGGTTACCGTTTGTATTCTAAGGAAAACCTTGAACGGTTGCAGCAAATTCTGTTTTTCAGAGAGCTTGATTTTCCTTTAAAAGAGATTCGAACAATGCTGGATAACCCAGCGTTTGACCGTGAAGAAGCTTTGGAACTGCAGCGGAAAATGCTCCTTAAAAAACGCCGGCAGCTGGATGACGTCATCGATACGATTGACCGCACCATCCAGGGTTTGAAAGGAGAGATTCAATTGACACAACACGACCAGTTCAAAGGATTTCATTTTGACAAAGATCCGTATGAGCAGGAAGCACGTGAACGCTGGGGCGACCAAGCCGTTGACGTTTCTAAGGAAAAGCTGAGCCGTTTGAGTGAGAAGGAGCAAGGTGATCTGTCTGTGCAATGGGAAGATTTATACCGCAGACTCGCAGAATTGCGCGGATATGCAGCGAACTCAGAAGAAGTGCAAGTAGCGATCGGGGAGTGGTACGATTTTCTCAATGCCAATTTTGGAACCTACTCACCCGAAGCCTTCGCAGGTCTCGGCCAGCTGTACATGGCCGATGAACGCTTCACAAAAAACATCGACCAATACGGCGAAGGCCTGGCCCAGCTGATGAGTGAAGCGATGATTGTGTTTGCTGAGAGAAAGAATTGA
- a CDS encoding cobalamin B12-binding domain-containing protein, producing the protein MNEYAQELVHYLLRGNDEEAINYITEIINDQNHVSLYETLITPAMHHIGKLWESNQISVADEHLATATCDFVITTIEAQWLQTGESNDKKVMLFGVEEEEHYLGLKMVATVFRENGWNVRYMGPNLPFRHAKTAIEIWKPDVVGVSAALSYRLPKLLETIEQLQEIEHQPDIILGGQAVGHYHVPPEAANQVFAMRNLTELQSWLQQDRKGEKNIDFTP; encoded by the coding sequence ATGAATGAATATGCACAAGAATTGGTTCATTATCTTTTAAGAGGAAATGATGAAGAAGCGATTAATTATATAACAGAAATAATAAACGATCAAAACCATGTCTCTTTGTATGAGACCCTCATTACCCCCGCTATGCACCATATCGGCAAACTTTGGGAGTCCAATCAAATAAGCGTTGCCGACGAACATTTAGCCACCGCCACATGTGATTTTGTCATTACGACTATAGAAGCTCAATGGTTGCAAACTGGTGAGTCAAACGACAAAAAAGTAATGTTGTTTGGTGTTGAGGAAGAAGAACATTATCTAGGTCTGAAAATGGTGGCCACCGTATTTAGAGAAAATGGGTGGAATGTGCGCTATATGGGACCTAACTTGCCGTTTCGCCATGCTAAAACAGCGATAGAAATATGGAAACCTGACGTAGTGGGGGTTTCTGCAGCGTTATCTTATCGTTTGCCAAAATTACTTGAAACCATTGAACAGTTGCAAGAGATTGAACATCAGCCTGACATTATTCTGGGTGGCCAGGCTGTAGGGCATTATCATGTGCCTCCAGAAGCAGCGAATCAAGTATTTGCAATGAGAAATTTAACTGAACTGCAAAGTTGGCTGCAGCAGGATAGAAAAGGAGAAAAGAATATTGATTTCACGCCTTGA